In Sporosarcina luteola, a single window of DNA contains:
- a CDS encoding amidohydrolase — protein sequence MKTIWHNGKMYTMDREGETVEALLTENGKIIAVGTYDELRNEADNEIDLKGAVLYPGFIDNHMHMIGHGQKLLSLDLSKAKSSDEMMDMLLNAYPDLKEDEWFIGEGWNENNFADKKIFTRHELDKVTNSPMYLKRTCRHAAILNSKALELAGITRDTPDPDDGVIERDENGEPTGVLKEGPMDRVLQLIPQPTEEMLTKALEKSVDDLLTLGLTGAVTDDLGYYGDYHNPLQAFRNVIGEKKKFRAHLLRRSPVFTQLMEENAEYNEPWIDPGEMKFFIDGSLGGSTALLSEPYANDPSTFGTAVLTDEEIHEHVATARKYGQAVAMHMIGDGAVEKGLDAIERHPVPEGKRDRLIHVNVLRDDLVERMKKLPIVLDIQPVFVSSDFPWVMERLGEERLDWAYAWKRLIDEGFICGAGSDAPIEEVDPLLGIYAAVTRRKPEETHEGYLPKEKLSMFEAVGLFTSGSAATIGKADSRGKLGIGFDADFTVLDKDLFELNEEEILDAAVVMTVVAGDVMYRN from the coding sequence ATGAAAACGATTTGGCATAACGGCAAGATGTATACGATGGACAGGGAAGGGGAAACCGTCGAGGCGCTTCTCACGGAAAACGGAAAGATCATAGCAGTGGGAACCTATGACGAATTAAGGAATGAAGCCGATAATGAAATCGACCTAAAAGGGGCGGTGCTCTATCCAGGATTCATTGACAACCATATGCATATGATCGGGCACGGGCAGAAATTGCTCAGTTTAGATTTATCCAAGGCGAAGTCTTCGGATGAAATGATGGATATGCTCTTGAATGCCTATCCAGATTTGAAAGAGGATGAGTGGTTCATTGGCGAAGGATGGAATGAAAACAATTTCGCGGATAAAAAGATTTTCACGCGCCACGAACTGGACAAGGTGACGAATTCTCCAATGTATTTGAAACGGACGTGCAGGCACGCGGCAATTCTCAATTCAAAAGCGTTGGAGCTCGCCGGCATTACGAGAGATACGCCGGATCCGGATGATGGCGTCATTGAGCGGGATGAAAACGGGGAACCGACAGGAGTATTGAAGGAAGGACCGATGGATCGCGTATTGCAGCTCATTCCGCAGCCGACGGAGGAAATGTTGACAAAGGCGCTAGAGAAATCGGTCGATGATCTATTAACATTAGGATTGACCGGTGCGGTAACGGACGACTTGGGCTATTACGGTGATTACCACAATCCATTACAGGCATTTAGGAATGTCATCGGAGAAAAGAAAAAGTTCCGTGCGCATCTGTTGCGCCGTTCGCCGGTGTTTACTCAATTGATGGAGGAAAATGCCGAGTACAACGAACCGTGGATTGACCCAGGGGAAATGAAATTCTTCATCGACGGCTCGCTAGGCGGAAGCACAGCTTTACTGAGTGAACCATATGCGAATGACCCGTCCACTTTCGGCACAGCTGTGTTGACCGATGAGGAGATCCACGAGCATGTAGCGACCGCCCGGAAATACGGTCAGGCCGTTGCAATGCATATGATTGGCGATGGAGCTGTTGAAAAAGGATTGGACGCAATCGAGCGCCATCCTGTGCCGGAAGGGAAGCGCGACCGTCTCATCCATGTAAATGTGCTACGTGACGACTTGGTGGAGCGGATGAAGAAGCTTCCGATCGTCTTGGACATACAGCCAGTTTTCGTCTCATCCGATTTCCCATGGGTGATGGAGCGTCTAGGGGAAGAGCGCTTGGACTGGGCTTATGCATGGAAGCGATTGATTGACGAAGGGTTCATTTGCGGAGCTGGATCGGATGCGCCGATTGAAGAGGTCGATCCGTTGCTAGGCATTTACGCGGCGGTCACACGGAGAAAACCGGAAGAGACCCACGAAGGGTATTTACCGAAAGAAAAGCTAAGCATGTTTGAAGCGGTCGGTTTATTCACATCAGGCAGTGCGGCGACGATTGGGAAGGCGGATTCGCGTGGGAAACTAGGTATTGGATTTGATGCAGACTTCACGGTCTTGGATAAGGACTTGTTTGAGTTGAATGAAGAGGAAATCCTAGATGCTGCTGTCGTTATGACGGTAGTTGCAGGAGATGTCATGTATCGGAACTGA
- a CDS encoding YtoQ family protein: MRLTVYLAGEIHTSWREEVKRKVAALNLPIDFVGPMEDHDRSDNIGEEILGKQPDAIFKDAAASSFNNLRTELLMKKADLVIALFGEQYKQWNTAMDASAAVAYGKPLILIRSEQHHHPLKELSRKAHATVETVDQAVKALHYIFE; the protein is encoded by the coding sequence ATGAGATTGACAGTATATCTTGCAGGGGAAATCCATACATCTTGGCGTGAAGAGGTGAAACGGAAAGTCGCGGCATTGAATTTGCCGATTGATTTCGTTGGTCCGATGGAAGACCACGATCGCTCGGATAATATCGGGGAGGAGATTTTAGGCAAGCAGCCGGATGCAATTTTCAAGGATGCTGCCGCTTCCAGCTTCAACAACTTGCGGACTGAACTTCTAATGAAGAAAGCTGACCTTGTCATTGCCCTTTTCGGCGAGCAGTACAAGCAATGGAACACAGCGATGGACGCGAGTGCCGCAGTTGCATACGGCAAGCCGCTTATCCTCATCCGCTCCGAGCAGCATCACCATCCTCTGAAGGAGCTTTCCCGTAAAGCGCATGCTACAGTCGAGACAGTGGACCAAGCCGTGAAGGCATTGCATTATATTTTTGAATGA
- the pstB gene encoding phosphate ABC transporter ATP-binding protein PstB, translated as MTLLLDRIKEKPLSVVRNESWHKPIYETNGLNLWYGTSHALKNIDLSINEREVTAIIGPSGCGKSTFLKTLNRMVETATDVSISGNVTFKGNNILGKAMPVEILRSKVGMVFQKPNPFPKSIYENIAFGPRVHGIRNKAMLDMIVEESLKKAALWDEVKDRLHKSAYSLSGGQQQRLCIARCLAIDPEVILMDEPTSALDPVSTHKIEELISSIKNDVTIAIVTHNMQQAARISDRTAFFLNGEVIEEDRTTTIFNNPSDTLTDDYINGRFG; from the coding sequence ATGACATTACTTCTTGATCGTATAAAAGAAAAACCATTATCTGTCGTACGAAACGAAAGCTGGCATAAACCGATTTATGAAACGAACGGGCTGAATCTCTGGTACGGCACGTCGCATGCACTGAAGAACATCGATCTCTCCATCAATGAACGCGAAGTGACCGCCATCATCGGTCCATCGGGATGTGGGAAATCGACGTTCCTCAAAACATTGAACCGTATGGTGGAAACAGCAACCGATGTCTCCATCTCAGGCAATGTCACTTTCAAAGGGAATAATATTTTAGGTAAGGCAATGCCTGTGGAAATCCTTCGTTCCAAAGTTGGCATGGTGTTCCAAAAGCCGAACCCCTTCCCGAAATCAATCTACGAAAACATTGCTTTTGGACCAAGAGTGCACGGCATCCGCAACAAGGCGATGCTCGACATGATTGTAGAAGAAAGCTTGAAGAAAGCCGCCTTATGGGATGAAGTGAAAGATCGACTCCATAAAAGCGCGTACAGCCTTTCCGGCGGACAGCAACAACGGCTATGTATCGCACGCTGCCTTGCCATCGATCCCGAAGTGATCTTGATGGATGAACCTACGTCCGCCCTGGATCCTGTATCGACTCATAAGATAGAGGAATTGATTAGCTCCATTAAAAACGATGTGACGATTGCCATCGTAACGCATAACATGCAGCAAGCCGCACGTATTTCCGATCGTACTGCATTTTTCCTGAATGGCGAAGTGATCGAAGAAGATCGGACGACTACCATCTTCAACAACCCTTCAGATACATTGACAGACGACTATATTAACGGCCGTTTCGGCTGA
- a CDS encoding PstS family phosphate ABC transporter substrate-binding protein, with protein MKFNKYLLFMTIAAFAVVLAACGKDGDSGESDKNKASAQGAELKGSVAIDGSGTVYPLMARLAEEYMVNEQENVSVEVSRAGTSAGFKKFLVENGTDFNDASRQIKDEEAAEADKLGIEVKELKVALDGLTFVINKENDWATEMTPEELVSIFLADSTVEKWSDINPDWPDEKINAMGPNENHGTYEFFYESILDKQDMDNSVNLQQEYSTLVNLVSEDKNGIAFFGFGYYVNNQDKMNAVAVDFGNGPVEPALDTISEDGAYTDFTRPVFTYLNVNHAKEKPQVKDFALYVMNNITKFAGETGFAPIPESEVKENVSYLEGL; from the coding sequence ATGAAGTTCAACAAGTATCTTTTATTCATGACCATCGCTGCTTTTGCAGTTGTTCTCGCAGCATGTGGAAAAGACGGCGACTCCGGGGAATCGGATAAAAACAAAGCATCCGCACAAGGAGCAGAGCTGAAAGGCAGTGTCGCCATTGACGGTTCCGGAACAGTGTACCCGCTTATGGCCCGACTTGCTGAGGAGTATATGGTGAACGAACAAGAGAACGTTTCCGTTGAAGTGAGTCGCGCTGGAACAAGCGCGGGGTTCAAAAAATTCCTCGTTGAAAACGGTACAGACTTCAATGATGCTTCCCGCCAAATCAAGGATGAAGAAGCAGCAGAAGCCGATAAGCTCGGCATTGAAGTGAAAGAATTGAAGGTTGCTTTGGACGGCCTTACATTCGTCATCAATAAAGAAAATGATTGGGCTACAGAAATGACGCCTGAAGAACTGGTCAGCATCTTCCTTGCTGATAGCACTGTCGAGAAATGGTCCGACATCAATCCTGATTGGCCGGATGAAAAGATCAATGCAATGGGACCGAATGAAAACCACGGAACTTATGAATTTTTCTATGAAAGCATTTTAGATAAGCAAGATATGGATAACTCAGTCAACTTGCAGCAAGAATACTCAACGCTTGTGAACCTTGTTTCTGAAGATAAGAACGGAATCGCGTTCTTCGGATTCGGCTACTATGTCAATAACCAAGACAAGATGAATGCCGTTGCTGTCGACTTCGGAAATGGTCCTGTCGAGCCGGCGTTAGATACGATTTCTGAGGATGGCGCTTATACGGACTTCACTCGCCCGGTCTTCACATACTTGAATGTGAATCACGCAAAAGAAAAGCCGCAAGTTAAAGATTTTGCACTCTACGTCATGAACAATATTACTAAATTCGCAGGTGAAACAGGCTTTGCACCGATTCCGGAATCTGAAGTGAAAGAAAACGTCAGCTACCTGGAAGGCCTGTAA
- the pstC gene encoding phosphate ABC transporter permease subunit PstC, with product MNIRDMIDQNQRGNSIRRRIERLIPIFLTLIASLSVLTTIGIIWTLLFETVEFFKRVPFLDFFSGTVLKPLSQNPEFGVLPLLMGTVTSSLIAMAVAAPIGLMAAIYLSEYASPKLRRVVKPILELLAGVPTIVYGFFAFTFVTPLLREFIPSLQATNILSPGLVMGVMIIPMIASLSEDAMSSVPNAMREGAYGLGATKLEVTRKVVIPAALSGIIASFVLGISRAIGETMIVTIASGSTKNFTFDLTQSMQTMTAYIVEVTGGDAAAGSTVYYSLYAVAMTLFVLTLLMNLIARAVSKKFREEY from the coding sequence ATGAATATCCGTGACATGATCGACCAAAATCAGCGCGGCAATTCGATCAGAAGAAGGATTGAACGGCTGATTCCCATCTTCCTCACATTGATTGCCTCATTATCTGTCTTGACGACAATCGGCATCATTTGGACACTGTTATTTGAAACAGTGGAGTTCTTCAAACGGGTGCCTTTCCTCGATTTCTTTTCAGGCACCGTCTTGAAGCCGTTGAGCCAGAATCCTGAGTTCGGGGTGCTTCCATTATTGATGGGCACCGTTACTTCCTCTTTGATTGCAATGGCAGTAGCTGCGCCAATTGGGCTGATGGCAGCCATTTACTTGAGCGAATACGCGTCCCCGAAATTGCGGAGAGTTGTCAAGCCGATTCTTGAACTGCTCGCCGGCGTACCGACAATCGTTTATGGATTTTTCGCTTTCACTTTCGTCACGCCGCTTTTACGTGAATTCATTCCGAGTCTCCAGGCGACGAATATTCTTAGCCCCGGCTTAGTCATGGGTGTCATGATCATCCCGATGATTGCGTCCCTATCCGAAGACGCAATGAGTTCTGTTCCGAATGCGATGCGTGAAGGCGCTTATGGATTAGGAGCGACAAAACTTGAGGTTACGCGCAAAGTTGTCATTCCCGCGGCCCTATCCGGCATCATCGCCTCGTTTGTACTTGGGATTTCCCGTGCCATCGGGGAAACGATGATTGTGACGATTGCAAGCGGCAGCACGAAAAATTTTACTTTTGACCTTACACAATCGATGCAGACAATGACCGCTTACATCGTCGAAGTGACGGGCGGAGACGCCGCTGCCGGATCGACAGTCTATTACAGCTTGTATGCAGTTGCGATGACCCTTTTCGTTTTAACACTCTTGATGAACCTTATCGCAAGGGCCGTTTCCAAAAAGTTCAGGGAGGAATATTAA
- the pstA gene encoding phosphate ABC transporter permease PstA: MNQLSEKQHIRRMKRRLFLNRFSKSIFMLSAFFGLFFLAVLLVKVVSEGIGSVNFDFLTGKLSTQPERAGIMGAILGTFWLMLVVAPVTMFVGVCTAIYLEMYAKKGRLVSFIQTNISNLAGVPSIVYGILGLTVFVRVLDLGNIVLAGGLTMSLLILPIVIVASQEAIRSIPFFLSEAAYGLGATKWQTIQRIILPAALPGILTGAILSLSRAIGETAPLVVIGIPALLIPFPGSIMDRFTVLPMQIYYWTLDASLVAEYANLAAATIIVLLVALFVLNSTAIIIRNKFHRVF; this comes from the coding sequence ATGAATCAACTGAGTGAAAAACAACATATACGGCGGATGAAGCGTCGTTTATTCCTGAACCGGTTCTCGAAGTCCATCTTTATGCTGTCCGCATTCTTCGGACTTTTCTTCCTAGCAGTTTTGCTCGTCAAAGTCGTTTCGGAAGGCATCGGTTCAGTCAACTTCGATTTCTTGACCGGTAAATTATCAACGCAGCCTGAACGTGCTGGCATCATGGGAGCGATCCTCGGAACGTTTTGGCTCATGCTCGTTGTCGCTCCCGTTACAATGTTTGTAGGCGTCTGCACGGCGATTTACTTAGAGATGTATGCAAAAAAAGGCCGCCTAGTCAGCTTCATTCAAACGAATATATCCAATTTGGCAGGTGTCCCTTCCATCGTGTATGGAATCCTTGGTTTAACTGTTTTTGTACGGGTGCTAGATCTTGGAAACATCGTCCTTGCTGGCGGGTTGACGATGTCCCTATTGATTTTACCGATTGTCATCGTTGCAAGTCAGGAAGCAATTCGCTCCATCCCTTTCTTTTTAAGTGAAGCTGCATACGGGCTAGGCGCGACGAAATGGCAAACGATTCAGCGAATCATCCTGCCCGCAGCACTTCCCGGAATTTTGACAGGAGCCATTCTTTCCTTATCCCGGGCAATCGGCGAAACCGCGCCGCTCGTCGTCATCGGTATCCCTGCATTGCTGATCCCATTCCCAGGTAGCATCATGGACCGCTTCACAGTGTTGCCGATGCAGATTTATTACTGGACGTTGGATGCTTCGCTAGTCGCGGAATATGCCAATTTGGCCGCCGCCACAATCATCGTTCTGCTAGTGGCACTGTTCGTTTTGAACTCCACAGCGATCATCATCCGGAATAAATTCCATCGTGTATTTTAA
- the glmM gene encoding phosphoglucosamine mutase → MTKYFGTDGVRGIANKELTPELAFKLGRIGGHVLTKASQETSQVLVGRDTRISGHMLENALIAGLLSMGVEVMRLGIISTPGVAYLTRVMNAQAGVMISASHNPFGDNGIKFFGADGFKLTDEQEEEIESLLHEETDSLPRPVGADVGTVTDYFEGGHKYIQYLKQTVDEEFTNLHVALDCAHGATSSLATHVFADLDADLTTIGASPNGLNINEGVGSTHPEGLSQLVVDKGADIGLAFDGDGDRLIAVDELGRVIDGDQIMFIIGRHLQSKGRLKSDTIVSTIMSNLGFYKALERHGMMSVKTAVGDRYVVEEMRKGNYNLGGEQSGHIIFLDYNTTGDGLLTALQLVNIMKRTGRKLSDLASEMTIYPQELVNVRVTDKNKVTENVKVAAVIKEVEEEMAGNGRVLVRPSGTEPLVRVMVESPDHDTCERFVNRIADVVREEMGIEE, encoded by the coding sequence ATGACAAAGTATTTCGGAACGGATGGCGTCCGTGGGATTGCGAATAAAGAATTAACGCCGGAGCTTGCATTTAAACTTGGCAGGATTGGCGGACATGTATTAACAAAAGCTTCCCAGGAGACATCCCAAGTGCTTGTTGGACGGGATACCCGCATATCCGGCCATATGCTGGAAAACGCTTTGATTGCAGGTCTATTATCAATGGGAGTCGAAGTGATGAGGCTTGGTATCATCAGCACACCTGGTGTTGCCTATTTGACGCGCGTCATGAATGCCCAGGCGGGTGTTATGATCTCAGCATCCCACAACCCATTTGGAGATAATGGCATCAAGTTTTTCGGTGCTGATGGTTTCAAATTGACAGATGAGCAGGAAGAGGAAATCGAATCCCTTTTACATGAAGAGACAGATAGCCTGCCTCGTCCGGTAGGTGCTGATGTCGGCACTGTTACGGATTACTTTGAAGGCGGCCATAAGTATATCCAATACTTGAAGCAGACAGTCGATGAGGAATTCACCAACCTTCATGTTGCACTTGATTGTGCACATGGCGCGACTTCTTCATTAGCGACGCATGTCTTTGCCGACCTTGATGCGGACTTGACGACGATAGGCGCATCTCCAAACGGCCTTAACATTAATGAAGGAGTCGGGTCGACACATCCTGAAGGACTCAGCCAGCTCGTGGTCGATAAAGGTGCAGACATCGGACTTGCTTTTGACGGGGATGGAGACCGCCTCATTGCAGTTGACGAACTTGGCCGGGTCATTGATGGTGACCAAATCATGTTCATCATCGGCCGCCACCTCCAATCGAAAGGCCGCTTGAAGTCCGACACGATCGTTTCAACGATCATGAGCAACCTCGGCTTCTATAAAGCATTGGAGCGGCACGGCATGATGAGCGTCAAAACAGCCGTCGGTGACCGATACGTCGTCGAAGAGATGAGAAAAGGGAATTACAATCTTGGCGGGGAGCAATCCGGCCATATCATCTTCCTCGATTACAATACGACAGGGGACGGTCTATTGACGGCCTTACAACTTGTCAACATCATGAAGCGAACTGGTCGGAAGCTATCAGACCTTGCAAGCGAGATGACAATCTACCCGCAGGAACTTGTCAACGTCCGAGTGACGGATAAAAACAAAGTTACTGAAAATGTAAAAGTCGCTGCGGTGATCAAGGAAGTTGAAGAGGAAATGGCTGGCAACGGCAGAGTCCTCGTCCGCCCATCTGGAACTGAACCGCTCGTCCGCGTAATGGTCGAGTCACCGGATCACGATACATGCGAACGCTTTGTCAACCGCATTGCGGATGTAGTTCGTGAGGAAATGGGTATAGAAGAATAA
- a CDS encoding CdaR family protein, translating to MVDKLMDRPWFLRFTALALAIILFFSVQSENEKKTSSTIGDSQGILHDVPVEVLFDNENSVVTGVPKTVNMAIDGPASLVQSTKLLKDFTLKVDLRELPMGRHTVKIQAENLSDKLDVRLDPATVAVVIEEKVSKTFPVEPEFNERLLAEGYNAVKKEVEPSTIQVTGAKSVVESISFVKVSATGDTGINKSFEQKARVRVLDRDLNKLDVTIVPEEVTVKVEVKENSKEVPVTLRQKGEPGENIVIDSVFTDTKTVTLFGSQKTLESINDLRVDVDISKVKQSGTVELNLPKPKGVSKLSEEKIKVNIGVTVVDGEDPPPDVSMEPTTDVVKDVTKEFKNIPVAVKGLDEKYSSTFLKPTNGVVDVTVTAKEDVINSLDTSDFDISVDASVTDQEGEHTYPLTVVGPDNIAWKISHDEVTLEIRLA from the coding sequence ATGGTTGATAAGTTAATGGATCGCCCATGGTTTCTCCGTTTCACAGCATTGGCACTCGCCATAATCCTTTTCTTTTCCGTCCAGTCGGAGAATGAAAAAAAGACGAGCTCCACGATCGGTGATTCACAGGGTATCCTTCACGATGTGCCTGTTGAAGTGCTTTTTGATAATGAAAATTCCGTCGTAACCGGAGTCCCTAAGACGGTCAATATGGCAATAGACGGGCCTGCAAGTCTCGTCCAGTCGACAAAACTGTTGAAGGATTTCACATTGAAGGTCGACTTGCGGGAGCTGCCGATGGGAAGACATACGGTCAAGATACAAGCTGAAAATCTATCGGATAAGCTGGATGTGAGATTGGATCCGGCGACTGTGGCCGTTGTCATCGAAGAGAAAGTATCAAAAACATTCCCAGTCGAGCCTGAATTTAATGAGCGGCTGCTTGCGGAAGGTTATAATGCAGTGAAGAAGGAAGTCGAACCTTCCACCATTCAAGTGACTGGCGCGAAAAGCGTTGTGGAATCAATCAGCTTTGTGAAGGTTTCGGCAACCGGAGATACGGGCATTAATAAATCATTTGAACAGAAAGCACGTGTCCGGGTGCTCGACCGGGATCTGAATAAATTGGATGTCACGATTGTGCCCGAAGAAGTGACGGTCAAAGTAGAAGTGAAAGAAAATAGTAAAGAGGTTCCTGTTACCCTGAGACAAAAGGGCGAGCCTGGCGAGAACATCGTCATCGACTCTGTATTCACAGATACGAAAACGGTAACTCTGTTCGGCTCTCAGAAAACTCTCGAGTCCATTAACGACCTCCGAGTGGATGTGGATATCTCGAAAGTGAAGCAATCAGGAACTGTAGAATTGAACCTTCCAAAGCCAAAGGGAGTTTCCAAGCTCTCGGAGGAGAAGATCAAAGTGAACATCGGCGTAACCGTCGTGGATGGAGAGGATCCTCCGCCTGATGTATCGATGGAACCAACGACTGATGTGGTGAAGGACGTAACAAAGGAATTTAAAAACATCCCGGTCGCAGTGAAGGGTCTGGATGAGAAATATAGCAGTACCTTTTTGAAACCTACAAATGGAGTTGTCGATGTGACGGTAACTGCCAAAGAGGATGTCATAAATTCACTTGACACTTCGGATTTCGATATTAGCGTCGATGCTTCCGTGACCGATCAGGAAGGGGAGCATACATATCCGTTGACTGTAGTAGGGCCGGATAATATTGCATGGAAGATTTCTCACGATGAAGTGACATTGGAAATTAGGCTTGCATAA
- the cdaA gene encoding diadenylate cyclase CdaA has protein sequence MPGWEMITNSSPVEILKNIVDVLLVWFVFYKLITIIKGTKAVQLLKGIFVILLARILTEYFGLDTLKWMLDQVLMFGFLAIIILFQPEIRRALEQLGRGRLFARSAMQEEEERDRMIEAFNKSVSYMAKRRIGALISIERETGLSEYIETGTPLNSIVTSELLINIFIPNTPLHDGAVILQKNRIAAAGCYLPLSENPFISKELGTRHRAALGISEVTDAITVIVSEETGAVSITANGDINRNLSMEEFEKQLRQVWFGAETETSSTPFWKWGKQKNG, from the coding sequence ATGCCAGGTTGGGAAATGATAACAAACTCAAGTCCGGTTGAAATACTTAAAAATATAGTGGATGTGCTTCTCGTATGGTTTGTTTTCTATAAATTAATCACCATCATAAAAGGCACGAAAGCTGTACAACTGTTAAAAGGAATTTTCGTCATTTTATTAGCCCGAATTCTTACTGAATACTTTGGACTTGATACATTGAAGTGGATGTTGGATCAAGTGTTGATGTTCGGTTTCCTTGCCATTATTATCCTTTTTCAACCCGAAATACGCCGTGCGTTGGAACAGCTTGGACGAGGACGCTTGTTTGCAAGGTCCGCAATGCAGGAGGAAGAAGAACGCGACCGCATGATTGAGGCATTCAATAAGTCGGTGAGCTATATGGCGAAGCGGCGGATTGGAGCACTCATTTCGATTGAAAGGGAGACAGGTCTTAGCGAGTATATAGAAACCGGTACTCCATTGAATTCAATTGTCACATCTGAACTGCTTATCAATATCTTCATTCCTAACACACCGTTACATGATGGAGCCGTCATCTTGCAAAAGAATAGGATTGCGGCTGCGGGTTGCTATTTGCCGCTCTCGGAAAATCCCTTCATTTCAAAGGAACTCGGAACCCGTCACCGAGCGGCACTCGGCATAAGTGAAGTGACCGATGCCATTACCGTAATCGTATCCGAAGAGACAGGGGCCGTCAGTATTACCGCTAACGGGGATATCAATCGGAATTTATCGATGGAAGAGTTTGAGAAGCAGCTGCGTCAAGTATGGTTTGGGGCGGAAACCGAAACGTCTTCTACTCCATTCTGGAAATGGGGGAAACAAAAAAATGGTTGA
- a CDS encoding zf-HC2 domain-containing protein, with the protein MNTCQEPVIHLMHAYLDGDISHEEEQVLHKHLVECDLCREMMDELKMSALFLKDTAPIQAPEGFVSGVMERLPKEKSQAGFQRLLRRHPLVAAAALFLLLMSATLFSSYSNNQQFSFTKQPNLIVEGETVIVPAGEVVKGDIVVKNGNLRIEGEVDGNVTVIHGSKYMASTAVVTGKSEEIDQAFDWLWYKIKSTVKDIFPSSDGEQQEE; encoded by the coding sequence ATGAATACGTGTCAGGAACCAGTGATCCATTTAATGCACGCGTATTTAGACGGAGACATTAGCCATGAAGAAGAGCAGGTGCTGCATAAGCATTTGGTTGAATGTGATCTTTGCAGGGAAATGATGGATGAACTGAAAATGTCGGCTTTATTCCTGAAGGACACAGCTCCAATTCAAGCACCGGAAGGATTTGTCTCAGGCGTCATGGAACGTCTCCCAAAAGAGAAATCGCAAGCAGGCTTTCAGCGCCTATTACGCAGGCACCCGCTCGTGGCTGCGGCCGCACTATTTTTACTACTAATGAGCGCTACGCTCTTTTCTAGCTATAGCAACAATCAGCAGTTCTCCTTCACGAAACAGCCGAATCTTATCGTCGAAGGGGAAACGGTAATAGTTCCCGCCGGCGAAGTCGTGAAAGGCGATATTGTCGTTAAAAATGGAAATCTCCGGATTGAAGGGGAAGTGGATGGGAATGTGACAGTTATCCATGGATCCAAATATATGGCTTCGACAGCAGTCGTTACAGGGAAGAGTGAAGAAATTGATCAGGCCTTCGACTGGCTATGGTATAAAATCAAGTCTACCGTGAAGGATATTTTCCCGTCTTCGGATGGCGAGCAACAGGAAGAATAG
- the sigW gene encoding RNA polymerase sigma factor SigW, translating into MDELVNKRINQVIKGDQDAFEEIVTMFQHRLYHVCYRMLGNPQEAEDIAQEAFVRAYVNIHTYDQKRKFSTWLFRIATNLCIDRIRKKKPDYYLDATVPGTDGLNMYSQIAAAGDLPEEEVERMEAQERVQYEIGRLPEKYRTVIILRYMEELPLQDISDILELPLGTVKTRVHRGREALRKQMGTM; encoded by the coding sequence TTGGATGAATTGGTCAATAAAAGAATAAATCAAGTGATCAAAGGCGATCAAGATGCATTCGAGGAAATAGTCACCATGTTTCAACATCGGCTGTATCATGTTTGTTATCGAATGCTCGGCAATCCCCAGGAAGCGGAAGATATAGCCCAGGAAGCTTTTGTACGTGCCTATGTGAATATCCATACGTACGATCAGAAACGGAAGTTTTCCACTTGGTTATTTCGGATTGCAACAAATTTATGCATCGATAGGATCCGCAAAAAGAAGCCGGATTATTATCTTGATGCGACAGTGCCGGGAACGGACGGCCTCAACATGTACTCGCAGATTGCAGCAGCCGGCGATTTGCCGGAGGAAGAAGTGGAGCGTATGGAAGCGCAGGAACGTGTCCAATATGAGATTGGACGACTGCCGGAAAAATACCGCACTGTCATCATTTTGCGTTATATGGAAGAATTGCCGTTGCAGGACATCAGTGATATTTTAGAGTTACCACTTGGAACCGTGAAGACCCGGGTTCACCGTGGACGGGAAGCATTACGGAAGCAGATGGGTACTATGTAG